In the genome of Populus nigra chromosome 9, ddPopNigr1.1, whole genome shotgun sequence, one region contains:
- the LOC133702853 gene encoding LRR receptor-like serine/threonine-protein kinase GHR1 — protein sequence MKLLRLLLLSLFFLSAMGQLPSQDILALLEFKKGIKHDPTGYVLESWNEESIDFNGCPSSWNGIVCNGGNVAGVVLDNLGLSANVDLSVFANLTLLVKVSMANNSITGEIPDNIGDFKSLQFMDVSNNLFSSSLPPGIGKLGSLRNLSLAGNNLSGSLPDSISGLASIQSLDLSRNSFSGSLPTLLTRLNNLVYLNLSSNGFGKRIPKGFELNSNLQVLDLHGNMFDGHLDGMFFLLTNASHVDLSGNMLVSSSSQKLLPGMSESIKVLNLSHNQLSGSLLNGSDLQLFASLKVLDLSYNQLTGELPGFDFAYELQVLKLSNNKFSGSIPNDLLKGDSLLLTELDLSANNLSGPISMIMSTTLSVLDLSSNALVGELPLVTGSCAVLDLSNNRFEGNLTRMVKWGNIEYLDLSQNRLTGPIPEVAPQFLRLNYLNLSHNSFTSPLPKVITQYPKLRVLDLSSNQLDGSLLTELLMSPTLQEIHLENNLLNGAIEFSPPSTTQSNLQVIDLSHNQLDGFFPGRFDSLSGLQVLNLAGNNLSGSLPSSMADMSSLSSLDLSQNHFTGPLPNNLSEGIGSFNVSYNDLSGVVPENLRRFPTSSFYPGNNRLRLPAVPPGSNNLPGRNSGRRPINTIVKVVVIVACVIALIILIMLAIFILYIRTRRRNAPGQVTNKGIRRHTQTNPSGTSGTGSGGALIVSAEDLVASKKGSSSEIISPDEKMAAVTGFSPSKHGHLSWSPESGDSFPAETLARLDVRSPDRLVGELYFLDDTITMTPEELSRAPAEVLGRSSHGTSYRATLDNGVFITVKWLREGVAKQRKDFSKEAKKFANIRHPNVVGLRGYYWGPTQHEKLILSDYISPGSLTSFLYDRPGRKGPPLTWAQRLKIAVDVARGLNYLHFDRAVPHGNLKATNVLLDGPDLNARVADYCLHRLMTQAGTIEQILDAGVLGYRAPELASSKKPLPSFKSDVYAFGVMILELLTGRCAGDVITGEGGSVDLTDWVRLRVTEGRGTDCFDPALLPEIVNPTVDKGMKEVLGIALRCIRSVSDRPGIKTIYEDLSSI from the exons ATGAAGCTTTTGAGGCTTTTGCTATTATCCCTGTTTTTCCTCTCCGCCATGGGGCAATTGCCTTCACAGGACATATTGGCATTGCTCGAATTCAAGAAGGGTATCAAGCATGACCCCACTGGTTATGTTCTTGAGTCATGGAATGAGGAGTCCATTGATTTTAATGGCTGCCCTTCTTCTTGGAATGGTATTGTCTGCAATGGTGGAAATGTGGCTGGTGTTGTTCTTGATAACTTAGGTCTCTCTGCTAATGTAGACCTGAGTGTGTTTGCAAATCTTACATTGCTTGTCAAAGTCTCCATGGCAAACAACTCTATAACTGGCGAGATTCCTGACAATATAGGTGACTTCAAAAGCCTTCAGTTTATGGATGTGTCTAACAATCTATTCTCGTCGTCATTACCGCCGGGGATTGGTAAATTAGGGAGCTTGAGGAACCTCTCATTGGCTGGGAACAACTTATCTGGTTCACTTCCTGATTCAATTTCAGGGCTTGCATCAATCCAGTCTTTGGACTTGAGCAGGAACTCCTTCTCTGGATCATTGCCAACGTTATTGACAAGACTGAATAACCTGGTGTATCTGAATTTGTCTTCCAATGGGTTTGGCAAGAGGATTCCGAAGGGGTTTGAGCTGAATTCAAATCTACAGGTGCTTGACTTGCATGGGAATATGTTTGATGGTCATCTAGATGgaatgttttttcttctaacaAATGCGAGTCATGTTGATCTCAGTGGGAATATGCTAGTGAGCTCTAGTTCTCAGAAGTTACTTCCGGGTATGTCTGAGAGCATTAAGGTTTTGAATCTTAGCCACAACCAACTTAGTGGGTCACTGCTAAATGGAAGTGACTTGCAATTGTTTGCAAGTTTGAAGGTGTTGGATTTGAGCTACAATCAGTTGACAGGAGAATTGCCAGGATTTGATTTTGCTTATGAGCTTCAGGTCCTTAAGCTCAGCAACAACAAGTTCTCAGGGTCCATTCCTAATGACCTTTTGAAAGGAGATTCTTTGCTCTTGACTGAACTGGATTTGAGTGCCAATAATCTCTCAG GGCCTATAAGCATGATTATGTCAACAACACTTAGTGTCCTTGATTTGTCATCAAATGCGCTTGTTGGAGAACTTCCTTTGGTGACAGGAAGCTGCGCTGTACTTGATCTATCAAACAACAGATTTGAAGGAAATCTAACCAGAATGGTGAAGTGGGGAAACATTGAGTATCTTGATCTAAGCCAGAATCGATTGACAGGGCCAATCCCTGAAGTGGCCCCTCAATTTTTGCGTTTAAATTATCTCAACCTCTCTCATAATTCTTTCACCAGCCCTCTCCCAAAAGTTATTACTCAGTATCCAAAGCTTAGAGTCCTAGATCTTAGTTCTAACCAGCTAGATGGATCTCTGCTGACTGAGTTACTAATGTCTCCTACTCTGCAAGAAATCCAccttgaaaataatttactcAATGGTGCTATTGAATTCTCTCCCCCTTCCACTACTCAATCCAATCTTCAAGTTATTGATCTTTCTCATAATCAGCTTGATGGCTTTTTTCCTGGTCGATTTGATTCACTCAGTGGTCTTCAAGTTCTCAATCTTGCAGGGAATAATTTGTCTGGTTCCCTCCCCAGTTCCATGGCTGACATGAGCTCGCTTAGTTCATTAGATTTATCTCAAAACCATTTCACAGGTCCTCTCCCGAACAACTTGTCAGAGGGCATTGGAAGCTTTAATGTTTCATATAATGATCTTTCTGGAGTTGTCCCAGAAAACCTGAGGAGGTTCCCTACTTCTTCTTTCTATCCTGGAAATAACAGATTACGCCTTCCAGCTGTTCCTCCTGGATCAAACAATCTTCCTGGTAGAAATTCTGGGAGGAGACCAATCAACACCATTGTCAAGGTGGTAGTCATAGTCGCATGTGTGATTGCTCTGATCATTCTCATCATGCTTGCCATCTTCATACTTTACATTCGTACAAGGAGGAGAAACGCACCAGGTCAAGTTACAAATAAAGGTATCCGTAGGCACACTCAAACAAATCCCTCTGGCACAAGCGGAACAGGAAGTGGCGGTGCATTGATTGTGTCGGCTGAGGATCTTGTGGCATCAAAGAAAGGATCATCATCTGAGATTATCAGCCCTGATGAGAAAATGGCTGCAGTAACTGGCTTCTCACCATCAAAGCATGGGCACTTATCTTGGTCACCAGAGTCTGGGGATTCATTCCCTGCTGAGACCCTTGCACGACTGGATGTAAGGTCACCAGATCGGTTGGTTGGTGAGCTGTACTTTCTTGATGATACAATCACAATGACACCTGAGGAGCTGTCTAGGGCTCCTGCTGAAGTTTTGGGGAGGAGCAGTCATGGGACTTCTTATAGGGCAACTCTGGATAATGGGGTCTTCATTACTGTGAAATGGTTGAGAGAAGGGGTGGCAAAACAGAGAAAGGACTTTTCTAAGGAGGCGAAAAAATTTGCAAACATTAGGCATCCAAATGTGGTGGGTTTGAGAGGATACTACTGGGGGCCTACACAGCATGAAAAGCTCATTCTTTCAGATTACATCTCACCTGGAAGCCTGACAAGCTTTCTTTATG ATCGACCGGGAAGAAAAGGCCCCCCATTAACCTGGGCCCAGAGGCTCAAGATAGCAGTTGATGTTGCACGTGGACTGAACTATCTCCATTTTGACCGTGCTGTTCCACATGGGAACCTTAAAGCAACAAATGTACTTCTAGACGGGCCTGATCTCAATGCACGTGTTGCCGATTACTGCCTCCATCGACTCATGACTCAAGCTGGCACCATTGAACAAATACTAGATGCTGGGGTCTTGGGTTATCGTGCACCAGAGTTGGCTTCTTCTAAGAAACCACTTCCCTCCTTCAAGTCAGATGTTTATGCCTTTGGAGTGATGATTTTGGAACTTTTAACTGGAAGGTGTGCTGGTGATGTAATTACTGGGGAAGGGGGGAGTGTTGACTTAACAGATTGGGTGCGGTTGAGAGTGACAGAAGGTCGTGGCACGGATTGCTTTGATCCTGCTTTGCTGCCGGAAATTGTGAATCCGACAGTTGACAAGGGAATGAAGGAGGTCCTTGGAATAGCCTTACGATGTATAAGGTCTGTCTCTGACAGGCCAGGTATCAAGACCATATATGAAGATCTTTCGTCGATATAG